In Fodinibius saliphilus, a genomic segment contains:
- a CDS encoding cob(I)yrinic acid a,c-diamide adenosyltransferase produces the protein MKIYTKRGDSGDTSLFGGQRVSKSAERIKAYGNVDELNSFVGLAASYELSDRGTDLLNTVQELLFTLGADLATPPSSETRIERISEENITFLEEAIDNMEEELEPLKNFILPGGSQPGATLHIARTVCRRAERAAVACQETDKISDNCVKFLNRLSDFLFVIARYENKLAGVREENWTPERSK, from the coding sequence ATGAAGATATACACCAAAAGAGGCGACTCCGGAGACACTTCACTATTTGGTGGTCAACGTGTTTCTAAGTCTGCAGAACGTATTAAAGCGTATGGAAATGTCGATGAACTAAACTCTTTTGTTGGTTTGGCTGCCAGCTATGAGCTTTCTGACCGAGGAACAGATCTACTTAATACTGTTCAGGAACTGCTTTTTACATTGGGAGCAGACCTTGCAACGCCTCCGTCATCTGAAACACGTATCGAACGCATCAGCGAAGAAAATATCACCTTTCTGGAAGAGGCCATTGACAACATGGAGGAAGAGTTGGAGCCCCTGAAAAATTTTATTCTTCCCGGTGGATCGCAACCCGGCGCCACCTTACATATAGCACGAACGGTATGCAGAAGGGCTGAACGCGCTGCCGTTGCCTGCCAAGAAACTGATAAAATATCTGACAATTGTGTCAAATTTTTAAATCGCCTTTCCGATTTTTTATTTGTAATCGCTCGCTATGAAAATAAACTTGCCGGGGTGCGAGAAGAAAATTGGACTCCCGAACGCAGTAAATAA
- the glmM gene encoding phosphoglucosamine mutase — MSLMISVSGIRGIFGTDLTPENLSRFTAAFGNWTGNGKVIVGRDTRVTGQICEDIVSATLQSVGCEVVKVGVVPTPTVAMSVLKHNTDGAIIISASHNPADWNALKLLNGKSEFLDAEQGKEIIRISEEKLYSYASYDDIGTVTTDTDALDQHVQSILDLPYIDPELIASKNFSVGIDPVNGTGAIGIPAILKALGVEIIHMINEETNGRFAHNPEPLPEHLQDVCDLVKNKNCDLGVVTDPDADRLALVTNTGKLFGEEYTQATAFDFMLGKKNGPCATNLSSSRVAEDVAQKHDQQCYRSAVGEINVVKKMQEVGAVIGGEGNGGVINPDLHYGRDALVGVAMVLQLLAERDITSDDYRNTLPDYSMRKSKIQLADVDGNAILEKAKSIYSDYEPDTTDGVKIDFKDGWVHLRKSNTEPIIRVYSEGITAEKAKSLAEQVVDKVQA, encoded by the coding sequence ATGAGTTTAATGATTTCGGTCTCGGGCATCCGGGGCATTTTCGGCACAGACTTGACACCTGAAAACCTTAGCCGTTTTACCGCTGCTTTCGGAAACTGGACAGGCAATGGGAAAGTGATTGTAGGCCGTGATACAAGGGTAACCGGCCAAATCTGCGAGGATATCGTATCAGCCACTTTACAATCAGTGGGATGCGAGGTTGTCAAAGTGGGTGTTGTACCCACCCCTACTGTAGCAATGTCGGTTCTAAAGCATAATACTGATGGAGCTATTATTATTTCTGCCAGTCATAATCCTGCCGACTGGAATGCTTTAAAGTTATTAAATGGCAAAAGTGAATTTCTGGATGCCGAACAAGGCAAAGAAATTATCCGTATAAGCGAAGAGAAATTATACTCTTACGCAAGCTATGATGATATCGGAACTGTTACAACCGATACAGATGCGCTGGATCAGCATGTGCAATCAATTTTAGACCTTCCATATATTGATCCAGAACTTATTGCCTCAAAAAACTTTTCCGTAGGGATTGATCCTGTAAATGGAACCGGGGCCATTGGTATCCCTGCCATCCTTAAGGCGCTTGGCGTGGAAATAATTCATATGATCAATGAAGAAACCAACGGAAGGTTTGCGCATAATCCAGAACCCCTGCCCGAACACTTGCAGGATGTATGCGACCTAGTTAAAAATAAAAACTGTGATTTAGGAGTTGTCACCGATCCCGATGCCGACCGCTTGGCCCTTGTTACTAACACAGGTAAACTCTTTGGCGAAGAATACACACAGGCTACTGCTTTCGACTTTATGCTGGGAAAAAAGAATGGTCCCTGCGCTACCAACCTTTCTTCTTCCAGGGTAGCAGAAGATGTAGCGCAAAAGCATGACCAGCAGTGTTACCGATCTGCAGTGGGCGAAATTAATGTTGTAAAGAAGATGCAGGAAGTTGGAGCCGTAATAGGCGGAGAAGGCAACGGCGGTGTTATCAATCCCGATCTGCATTACGGTCGTGATGCCCTTGTGGGGGTAGCAATGGTCCTACAACTGTTAGCTGAACGCGATATCACTTCTGATGACTATCGCAACACCTTGCCCGACTATTCAATGCGCAAAAGTAAGATACAACTGGCTGATGTGGATGGAAATGCCATACTTGAAAAAGCGAAATCTATTTATTCCGATTATGAGCCGGATACCACCGATGGCGTAAAAATTGACTTTAAAGATGGATGGGTACACCTGCGAAAATCAAATACTGAACCCATTATACGTGTTTATTCCGAGGGAATAACGGCGGAAAAGGCGAAATCATTGGCAGAACAGGTTGTTGATAAAGTTCAAGCGTAA
- a CDS encoding YicC/YloC family endoribonuclease → MIKSMTGFGRGESSANGITVTVELKTVNSRYLDISFRLPQSLQNKELELKELLQIYVERGKVNVSIRIDKADTGIPEITFNKNLVEGYKKLLNDLREAAGIEEPVQLETLLEFKDIFESREQDAEEIEQIWQLTKDATTSAAEKLVEMRLQEGSQLEEDLNNRVAHIDEMLTIIMDKLEGRTQEIRDDLLKRINDLIDNDKIDDERLEMEVAVLVDKQDITEEIVRTQAHIKFFREAINNNDAVGRRLNFLSQEINREINTIGSKANDSEISQYVVQAKESLEQIREQVQNVE, encoded by the coding sequence ATGATCAAATCCATGACCGGTTTTGGCCGAGGTGAATCTTCTGCCAATGGTATTACTGTAACTGTTGAACTTAAAACAGTGAACAGTCGATACCTTGATATTTCATTCCGACTTCCTCAATCTCTTCAAAATAAAGAGCTGGAACTCAAAGAGTTATTGCAAATTTATGTAGAAAGAGGCAAAGTAAATGTATCTATACGGATTGATAAAGCAGATACCGGAATCCCAGAAATTACGTTTAATAAAAACTTAGTTGAAGGGTATAAAAAGTTACTTAATGATCTTCGAGAAGCTGCAGGTATTGAAGAGCCTGTTCAATTAGAAACCTTGTTGGAGTTCAAGGATATTTTTGAGTCGCGAGAACAGGATGCTGAAGAAATTGAACAAATCTGGCAGCTTACCAAAGATGCAACAACATCAGCGGCTGAAAAACTGGTAGAGATGCGACTTCAAGAAGGTAGCCAGCTCGAGGAGGACCTCAATAACAGAGTAGCCCATATTGATGAAATGCTTACGATCATAATGGACAAACTTGAAGGACGTACCCAAGAGATCCGCGATGACCTGTTGAAGCGTATCAATGATCTTATAGATAACGATAAAATTGATGACGAACGTTTGGAAATGGAAGTGGCGGTGTTAGTTGACAAGCAGGATATCACTGAAGAAATAGTCCGCACACAGGCTCATATTAAGTTTTTCCGAGAGGCCATCAATAATAATGATGCCGTGGGACGTCGCTTGAATTTTCTAAGCCAGGAAATTAACAGAGAGATAAATACCATCGGATCAAAAGCCAATGATTCAGAAATCTCTCAATACGTAGTACAAGCAAAAGAAAGTTTAGAACAGATTAGAGAACAGGTGCAAAACGTTGAGTAA
- the gmk gene encoding guanylate kinase, whose amino-acid sequence MSNKKAGKIIVIVAPSGAGKTTIARKLLADNPKIKFSTSATTRPPRKGEKDGREYYFLSEEEFSRKVKEDDFLEWEEYSGNKYGTLQSEVDKLVESGYFPLLDIEVKGALNVQRIYEKDSLISIFIKPPSMDVLKERLANRGSETDESLSRRLERAKIELQHAEDFDYSVVNDDLETAYTEVKEIIESFITD is encoded by the coding sequence TTGAGTAACAAGAAAGCAGGAAAGATTATTGTCATTGTAGCGCCCAGCGGAGCCGGTAAAACAACTATTGCCCGAAAACTGCTTGCTGACAATCCGAAAATTAAGTTTTCTACCTCGGCCACCACTCGTCCCCCACGCAAAGGCGAAAAAGACGGGCGAGAGTACTATTTTTTGAGTGAAGAAGAGTTCAGCAGGAAAGTAAAAGAGGATGATTTTTTAGAATGGGAAGAATACAGCGGTAATAAATACGGGACCCTACAATCTGAAGTTGATAAACTGGTGGAATCTGGGTATTTTCCTCTGCTTGATATCGAAGTAAAAGGTGCACTCAACGTACAGCGCATTTATGAAAAAGATAGCCTGATTTCGATTTTCATCAAACCGCCCTCAATGGATGTTCTCAAAGAACGATTGGCCAACCGGGGCAGTGAAACGGATGAGTCGCTCTCAAGACGGCTAGAACGTGCTAAGATAGAGTTGCAGCATGCTGAAGACTTCGATTATTCTGTGGTCAATGATGATTTAGAAACGGCATACACAGAAGTCAAGGAAATTATAGAATCTTTTATCACCGACTAA
- a CDS encoding DNA-directed RNA polymerase subunit omega: MGIKTLDIEKLNKDTGNQYELITIMSKRARQIAANEKLQLDEKLKYFEGFDDDDDFSFNEEQENISKDFEKLPHATQRAIDEMRRGEVYFRYPEED; encoded by the coding sequence ATGGGTATAAAAACGCTAGATATTGAAAAGCTCAACAAAGACACTGGTAATCAGTATGAATTGATTACTATTATGTCTAAGCGGGCACGACAAATTGCCGCTAATGAAAAGCTTCAGCTCGACGAAAAACTGAAGTATTTTGAAGGCTTTGACGATGATGACGATTTCTCTTTTAACGAAGAGCAAGAAAACATCTCTAAGGATTTTGAAAAACTTCCACACGCTACACAGCGAGCTATTGATGAGATGCGACGTGGTGAAGTTTATTTCCGTTATCCAGAAGAAGATTAA
- the coaBC gene encoding bifunctional phosphopantothenoylcysteine decarboxylase/phosphopantothenate--cysteine ligase CoaBC, with product MLSGKRIILGVTGGIAAYKAAFLLRAYQKAGAEVRVTMTPAATRFVGVETFSSLSKHEVAVEVFPENHAATESWTQHISWGEWSDLFVVAPCTANTLAKIAHGISDNMLTATVLAARCPLLICPTMDGEMYEAPAVQTNLETIHDLGYYLLEPDEGYLASGLEGKGRLPDVFKILDKSNQVIQKEKSDGPLSGKKVLVTAGPTREHIDPVRFISNPSSGKMGFAMAEAARNLGGEVTLIHGHVTIPKPYGISTVEIESAADLFEEVKKESDADVVIMAAAVSDFTPQEKKQQKIKKEGANTDLHLIRTQDILAWLGEHKKKGQQLIGFAMETEDLLKNARSKLEKKKADWIVANSISDPDAGFQSDTNRVHLINNRTNKEYKGSKKEVANRVLQKILG from the coding sequence ATGTTATCCGGCAAACGGATAATACTTGGTGTTACTGGAGGAATTGCAGCCTATAAGGCTGCTTTTCTTTTACGGGCCTATCAAAAAGCGGGGGCCGAGGTACGTGTAACTATGACTCCTGCTGCTACCCGATTTGTAGGTGTTGAAACTTTTTCTTCTCTCTCCAAACATGAAGTAGCCGTAGAGGTTTTCCCAGAAAATCACGCTGCTACAGAGTCGTGGACTCAGCATATCTCTTGGGGCGAATGGAGCGATCTTTTTGTTGTGGCCCCTTGTACAGCCAATACGCTGGCTAAAATTGCCCATGGAATTTCTGATAATATGCTCACTGCTACCGTACTGGCAGCACGTTGTCCGCTTCTTATTTGCCCTACCATGGACGGGGAAATGTATGAGGCTCCTGCTGTTCAAACGAACCTAGAAACCATCCACGACCTTGGATACTACCTGCTGGAACCCGATGAGGGATACCTGGCCAGTGGGCTTGAAGGAAAAGGACGATTGCCAGACGTGTTTAAAATACTGGATAAAAGTAATCAAGTCATACAAAAGGAAAAGTCTGATGGTCCATTATCTGGAAAAAAAGTGCTAGTAACAGCAGGACCTACCCGGGAACACATCGACCCTGTTCGTTTTATCTCCAATCCTAGTTCAGGAAAGATGGGCTTTGCCATGGCCGAAGCGGCTCGTAACCTTGGGGGCGAAGTAACTCTTATCCATGGACACGTCACCATACCAAAGCCGTACGGTATTAGTACCGTTGAAATTGAATCAGCGGCCGACTTGTTTGAAGAAGTGAAAAAAGAGTCGGATGCTGATGTTGTTATCATGGCTGCAGCCGTTTCTGATTTTACCCCACAGGAAAAGAAACAGCAAAAAATAAAAAAGGAAGGGGCAAATACTGACCTCCACCTCATAAGAACTCAGGACATACTGGCTTGGTTAGGTGAGCATAAGAAAAAGGGACAGCAATTGATCGGTTTTGCAATGGAGACCGAAGATCTTCTTAAAAATGCACGTTCAAAATTAGAGAAGAAAAAGGCAGATTGGATCGTAGCAAACTCTATCTCTGATCCTGATGCTGGCTTTCAATCTGATACCAACAGAGTGCATCTTATTAATAATAGAACCAACAAAGAATATAAAGGCAGCAAAAAAGAAGTAGCTAATAGGGTCTTGCAAAAAATACTTGGATAA
- a CDS encoding PAS domain S-box protein — MDQFLFDVNPNPILIYEKGTLRILSVNDSFRKKYEYSQEEVKTLTLEDIRPPERKEELYKALDNNDREPKSVHHQSKTGKPFYVNLSSHDFEYEGKNARVVFIHDVTDRVIAENRARSAFNELNHHVKESPLAMIKWDAGFRVIKWSQRSQEMMGYTEDQVMGKTPFFFRYKDPADKAVVEKKVEDITSGKADRVVFNTRLINIEGEVVYLRIHGSALRDDEGQLVSVLTFMENITEVMKTKHKYQRLFENANDGIFLMDGATFVECNKQVVNMFGCSQKKEVLGKTPDVFSPEYQPDGRSSKEKALEKINEAFNGTPQVFEWVHQKKDGSNVDTQVSLNKIELGEKEYVQAIVRDLTAQKEVKKMVRRNEKMFHKLFLNAPSAIVMVDENNRVKRVNESFEQLFGYSEKEVLDRDIDTIIVPEHDDTVPQKPAEVFRDGKLYEDVVRYTKDGEAKDVLLAAIPVFLDDDPIAGFGVYTDITARKENERKLQKSVKEKQVLLEEIHHRVKNNLAIISGFLQLQAFEIEDTKIKEVLSDSQLRIQSIAIVHEMLYQSDDFADISFETYVKRLIETVEKTLPLNYQHIDIDISASDVALDINQAIPCAILINELVTNAYKHAFQGRDAGKIWISLERNADRINLKIQDNGVGLPEDFSIENQNSIGMNLIQTLTQQLNGSLQVYNDGGSCFKVCFQKTEQASKPQFAGIEEK, encoded by the coding sequence ATGGATCAGTTTCTATTTGATGTAAACCCCAATCCCATATTGATATATGAGAAAGGGACTCTTCGAATTCTGAGCGTAAATGATAGTTTTCGAAAAAAATATGAGTACTCCCAAGAAGAGGTAAAGACATTAACTCTCGAGGATATTCGCCCACCCGAGAGAAAAGAGGAACTGTATAAAGCGCTTGATAACAATGATAGAGAACCTAAATCTGTACATCATCAGTCAAAAACCGGAAAGCCTTTTTATGTGAATTTATCTTCACATGACTTTGAATATGAAGGGAAAAATGCTCGGGTAGTTTTTATTCATGATGTGACTGATCGTGTTATTGCTGAAAATCGGGCGAGAAGTGCATTTAATGAACTTAATCACCATGTGAAAGAAAGTCCACTGGCTATGATTAAATGGGATGCCGGTTTTAGAGTGATCAAATGGTCGCAACGGTCCCAAGAAATGATGGGATATACCGAAGATCAGGTTATGGGGAAAACGCCTTTTTTCTTTCGGTATAAAGATCCTGCCGATAAAGCAGTAGTAGAAAAGAAGGTAGAAGATATAACCTCTGGTAAAGCAGATAGGGTGGTTTTTAATACACGACTTATAAATATCGAGGGAGAGGTGGTTTATTTACGGATACACGGCTCAGCCCTTCGCGACGATGAAGGACAGTTGGTATCTGTATTAACCTTTATGGAAAATATCACGGAAGTGATGAAAACGAAGCATAAATACCAACGACTTTTTGAGAACGCAAATGATGGTATTTTTTTAATGGATGGGGCTACATTTGTTGAATGCAATAAGCAGGTTGTAAATATGTTCGGATGTTCTCAAAAAAAGGAGGTATTGGGAAAAACTCCAGATGTATTTTCTCCGGAATACCAGCCCGATGGCAGATCGTCGAAAGAGAAAGCTTTGGAAAAAATAAATGAGGCGTTTAATGGTACGCCCCAGGTATTTGAGTGGGTACATCAAAAAAAAGATGGCTCAAATGTTGATACTCAGGTGAGCCTAAATAAGATAGAACTGGGAGAAAAGGAATATGTGCAGGCTATAGTTAGGGATCTTACTGCCCAAAAGGAAGTCAAGAAGATGGTCAGAAGAAATGAAAAGATGTTTCATAAGCTTTTTCTCAATGCCCCCAGTGCCATTGTAATGGTTGATGAAAATAATCGGGTAAAAAGGGTGAATGAAAGTTTTGAACAACTTTTTGGATACTCAGAAAAAGAAGTTTTGGATCGAGATATTGATACCATTATTGTTCCTGAACATGACGATACCGTTCCACAAAAACCTGCAGAAGTTTTTCGAGATGGTAAGTTATATGAGGACGTGGTCCGCTATACCAAAGACGGGGAGGCGAAAGATGTGTTGCTGGCTGCTATTCCTGTTTTTTTGGATGATGATCCGATAGCTGGGTTTGGAGTATATACTGATATTACTGCCCGCAAGGAAAATGAGCGAAAACTTCAAAAGTCGGTCAAAGAGAAGCAGGTTCTCCTTGAAGAGATACATCACAGAGTAAAAAATAATCTTGCGATTATTTCAGGTTTTCTCCAATTGCAGGCTTTTGAAATTGAGGATACTAAAATTAAAGAGGTGCTCAGTGACAGTCAGCTCCGTATTCAGTCAATAGCAATTGTACATGAGATGCTTTATCAGTCGGATGATTTTGCCGATATATCATTTGAAACTTATGTTAAACGGCTTATTGAAACTGTGGAAAAAACGCTTCCACTGAACTATCAGCATATTGATATCGACATTAGTGCTTCCGATGTTGCGCTCGACATCAACCAGGCTATACCATGTGCTATCTTAATCAATGAACTAGTTACGAATGCATATAAGCATGCTTTTCAAGGGAGAGATGCTGGCAAGATTTGGATTAGCCTTGAGCGAAATGCAGATCGTATTAATCTGAAAATACAAGATAACGGGGTAGGGCTACCAGAGGATTTTTCAATTGAGAATCAAAATTCAATTGGGATGAATCTCATTCAGACTTTAACCCAGCAGTTAAATGGTTCACTTCAGGTGTACAACGATGGTGGAAGTTGCTTTAAGGTCTGCTTTCAAAAAACAGAGCAAGCCAGTAAGCCTCAATTTGCGGGAATCGAAGAAAAGTAG
- a CDS encoding esterase/lipase family protein yields MIDRLDTNKWLKRFEIDEFPEPESITLKHPVLLCHGYGAIASLVKPSPLYDVAMLLRTHNVPAFAPNIVPYAKIETRAKGWVKLIKELTEDLPGGKVNIVAHSMGGLDMRYALTKLDIAKQVASFTTICTPHRGTSLAELTLKTPDAIRDKLADFLDWMGDRIYPKTKSDSVGSAEQLTRKYVTEVFNPQVPNVPDIPYYSYSSAVGKGTNAPIRVIARYQNKHIFDLEGINDGMVSVASAKWGEHIKTLNLSHLEQMNLRVKDDRQDIYKHFWLEVVKTLNEKGH; encoded by the coding sequence ATGATTGACCGTCTCGATACTAACAAATGGCTTAAACGATTTGAAATAGATGAATTTCCTGAGCCCGAAAGTATTACTCTCAAACATCCGGTTCTGCTTTGCCACGGTTATGGAGCAATTGCATCTTTGGTAAAACCCTCCCCTCTTTATGATGTTGCCATGCTGCTGCGCACCCATAATGTACCGGCCTTTGCTCCTAACATTGTACCCTATGCCAAAATTGAAACACGCGCTAAGGGATGGGTCAAGCTTATCAAAGAACTTACCGAGGATTTACCTGGTGGTAAAGTCAATATTGTTGCCCATAGTATGGGAGGATTAGATATGCGATACGCGCTGACAAAGCTTGATATCGCTAAACAGGTGGCATCTTTCACTACAATATGTACACCGCATCGGGGAACCAGCCTAGCTGAACTTACCCTTAAAACCCCCGACGCTATTCGCGATAAACTAGCCGATTTTCTTGATTGGATGGGAGATCGTATCTATCCCAAAACCAAAAGTGATTCGGTGGGTTCTGCCGAACAACTAACCAGGAAATATGTTACTGAAGTTTTTAATCCTCAGGTACCTAATGTTCCTGACATTCCTTACTACTCTTATAGCTCAGCTGTAGGTAAAGGGACAAATGCACCTATTCGTGTTATAGCACGCTACCAGAACAAACATATCTTTGATTTAGAAGGCATTAATGATGGTATGGTATCCGTAGCAAGTGCAAAGTGGGGAGAACATATCAAAACTCTTAACCTCTCGCACCTGGAACAGATGAACCTGCGGGTCAAGGACGATCGACAGGATATTTATAAACACTTTTGGTTGGAAGTTGTTAAAACGCTGAATGAGAAGGGCCACTGA
- a CDS encoding ribonucleotide-diphosphate reductase subunit beta yields MASKLIGRTSVRENIQLSADPSYPIFKKLYEKQKKVIWFPEELNIQQDALDYHSLSEDEKRLFDTAVGYFCSSELLVQNVLVNSFFPLLTDPHAKMSFSTQLFMENIHSDFFEIVLQSFGMDREKMYDVAFSDPILRKKQSLVVDEIDKISHGKIDPESLEGQKQILRAILLNNIVLEGIFFYSSFAHFFALKDMAKMKNVVSGVELVLIDESLHLQNGIEAILIMLEENPAIVEDSEYVQDIRNVILEGTALEIEYVKHQFADRTILGISSGEMERYLKYITDRRLQELGFQQEFHVNENPLRFLQKEDVKKLINFFEVSSTEYTNY; encoded by the coding sequence ATGGCTAGTAAATTAATAGGTCGTACTTCGGTACGCGAAAATATTCAACTAAGCGCAGATCCTTCCTATCCTATCTTCAAGAAACTATATGAAAAGCAGAAAAAAGTTATTTGGTTCCCAGAGGAGTTGAACATCCAGCAAGATGCCCTGGACTACCACTCACTATCGGAGGATGAGAAACGCCTGTTTGATACCGCGGTTGGGTACTTCTGTTCTTCGGAACTGCTGGTACAAAACGTGCTGGTAAACTCATTCTTTCCACTGCTGACTGATCCCCATGCCAAGATGAGCTTTAGTACACAGCTGTTTATGGAGAACATACACAGCGACTTTTTTGAGATTGTATTGCAGTCCTTTGGCATGGATCGTGAAAAGATGTATGATGTCGCATTTTCCGACCCTATCCTGCGAAAAAAACAGTCGCTCGTTGTTGATGAAATTGACAAAATCAGCCATGGTAAAATCGATCCCGAAAGTCTGGAGGGACAAAAACAGATATTGCGAGCCATTCTGCTGAACAACATTGTTCTCGAAGGCATCTTTTTCTACTCCTCTTTCGCCCATTTTTTTGCGCTTAAGGATATGGCCAAAATGAAAAATGTGGTATCGGGGGTAGAACTGGTACTTATTGATGAATCACTGCACCTACAAAATGGGATTGAAGCTATTCTCATTATGCTGGAAGAAAACCCAGCAATCGTCGAAGACTCCGAATATGTGCAAGATATCCGCAATGTTATTCTGGAAGGAACGGCCCTTGAAATTGAATACGTAAAACACCAGTTCGCCGATCGTACTATCCTGGGCATTTCATCCGGTGAAATGGAGCGCTACCTGAAATATATCACCGACCGTCGCCTGCAGGAACTTGGTTTCCAACAGGAGTTCCATGTGAATGAGAATCCCTTGCGATTTCTCCAGAAAGAGGACGTGAAGAAGCTTATCAATTTTTTCGAGGTCTCCTCCACCGAATACACGAATTACTAG